In Cyclopterus lumpus isolate fCycLum1 chromosome 5, fCycLum1.pri, whole genome shotgun sequence, the genomic stretch CAATGCCGGATCAATAATCATCTTTAATGACTAACCGTACGCATCACTGACCTGTATGAAAGCCCCGTGGTCAGACTTCTGCTTCAGCGCCCGGAGCTTCTTCCCTGAGTGAGACGGCGCCGGCGCCGCTGGGCGCTCGCGCGTGAACAGAATCCGGCCGACCGGATGCGAGCCGCCCTGCccgtgaggaggagaggaggaggaggagggaggggggtggtggACGAAGAGGAGGGGTGAGGAGCGACGAGGGAgcgcgaggaggagaggaggcggcgGCCAACCGGCAAGACCTGGGAAtcatgggggaggaggaggaggggggaggggtgacGCAGCaggaggcggcggcggtggcgttGGGACAGAGCGACCCGGCGGGCAGGTTGGCCTCCTTGACGAGCGCGTTGGCCGTGTCCTGCAGGCCTTTGGCCACCAGGTGGTTCCGGATCAGCACGAAGAGCTCCCGCTCGGAGAAGGTGATGCGCGACTGGGCGACCACGTTGGCCCTCTGCAGGCGGGCCAGCGACACGTCGGTGCCCATGAGCAAGGGCTTCCCCGACACGCGCTCCGTCAGCTCGGCGGCGTAGCGGCAGAAGCGGACGTGCTCGGTGCGTTTGTCCTGCAGCACCGGCTCCTTCatcagctggggggggggggagcgaggCGTGAGTATAACACAAGTGGTTGTagctgcttgttgttgttgttgttgttgttgttgctcctcACCTGTTGAATGTGGCTGCTGGTGAAGAGCGGCAGCTTGCTGATGATCTGTCTGATGGCCGAGCTGCGCGACAGCCCGACCAGAGCCTTGCAGGCCAGAGCGCGGATCAGGTCGGCGTCCGTGATCGGCATCTTCACCGACAGCAGCGACAGGAGCACctgggggggcaggggggggagggggacaggTGGGTGAGCAGGTCTGAAGCTTCCCATGTTTTGGATGGAAGTTCCCagtgtttctcttttctcttttctcctcaccTTTATGCCGTTGTTGTTCTGCACCATCTGCCACATGTGGGCCAGCACTCTGTTGTGGGGCGCCGGGGTCTGCTGGGGGTGGAGCGACGGCCGGAGGGGGGCGACGGCGAACGCGCCCACGGTGTTCAGGCTCTGGTCCGGAGCGCACACACAGTTATTGATCACCTGGTGGGAGGGGGACAATCAGCGTGTACGATttagtgacatctagtggcgaagttgcagattgcaactaAATAACCCTCGGCTCAACTACGGTGGCCTGCAGGTAGTGACTGCTTTTAAAACCAGCAGGAGCCATGAAGGTCAGAACATCATCAGTCTGCTTACTTGGAGTGCAGACTTCTGGATCTCTGCATCGTTGACGAACACCTCGCCCTCAATGACACCCAGGATGATGCTCATACCTGCAGCggacgcgcacgcgcacacacacaacacacacacacacacacacgtcgatGCACATCCAGGACAAACGGGCTGAAAACGCTCGAGCGGAACCGAGAGCTCTACTGACCCACAGTGGAGACGGACGCCCTGGTCTCGTCCAGAACCTCCACCGTGTCCACCAGCACCAACTGGACCTTCGGGACCACCACCAGCATGGCCAGGATGTCCAGCACGTAGCGCACGGTGTCACTCCTGGACAGACGAGACGCACAGAGACGTTTGTTTGAATGGAGCCTGGTTGTGGACCGTGTAGGAGAACCGCTGTACCGCCCCTTTAAGGGACCTCACCCGCTTACCGGCCGTAGTAGGTCCTCCAGTCGCAGGCGGCGGAgatgagctgcagcattaaaGGCACGCAGGACAGCTTGTAGAAAACCTCCACTGGTTCCCAGTAAAGCTGAGGAGGTCCGCACTCGATGAGGAACTCCATCATCTCGATCACCTGCTCTCTGGTGTACGTGTATGcctggacagacacacacacacacacacacacacacacgtgtaactaGTGTCTGCCCAAACGATGCTGCTATAAAACCAAGTACCTTATAAAACGGCTGCTGGGGACGACGGTGCCCTCGTCCGACGTGTGCAGCGACTGCTTCACCTGCTCGGCCTTCACCGCCAGGTGAGCCTCAAAGTACCTGAACAAAAGCCACCGACCGTCAACTGAGGCTCACGCACCTGCAACGCTGGTGAACATGTGCAGGTAGGCGAGAGGCAGCATAACCACCGTGTTGGTGACTAGAGACGTAAAAGTCGACTCGTGCGCGGTGCACGTGGTACCTGCGCAGAGCCATGCAGGTGTGTTTGGCCGTCTGTCGGTTGGCGAAGACCTTGTCGTCGCTCATGATGGACGCCTCGGTCTGCGTGTTCAGGATCTCCAAAGTGCTGACCTGCGGCGAGAGACGGTTACAaatcaacaacatcatcatcgtcgtcgtcgtcgtggGTTCAAAGCCGCGGCACGCACCAGGTTGACCAGCCGGCGGAGGCCGTCCTGGCGGTCGAAGAGCTGCAGCACCGCCCTGAAGGAGAAGGCGATGGAGAAGAACATGGTGGCGTGGCAGACGCCCGACGCGTGGGACGACTCCAGCAGCCACAGCGCGTAGGACACCACGTCGGACAGCACGCCGTCCGGCAGCGTGCACACCTGGAGTGAATATGAGGAACTATTTACGTGTTTACGCCCTCCTCTCACGTCGTCATGTGACCGTCGGGGTCAGGTGACTCGATCATGACGTCATCGTTTCACTGAGCTCAGaatgttttgtaaaatgtaaacgGATTATTTGGGGCGTAGAACGTAGTTTCGCTTGCTGTGTTTCGTCACatgtgatgcgttcaggggccgtcggaaagatgaaaattatgtgtgtgtgtgtgtgtgtgtgtgtgtgtgtgtctctgtgtgtgtctctgtgtgtgtgtgtgtaccctctCCAGCGCGTCCTGGTTGTATGCTAGGTAATACAAGCAGAGCGACACTCCGGTCGCCGCCATCGACGGTCTCGGGATCGCCAGAAGCTTCTGAACTCCTCCGTGAGTTATGAACTCTGCTGCGAACTTCTTATGGAGGAGCAGCGAGGCCAGAtactgaggggggaggggggagggaggaggggggagagagagagagagagagagggagagagagagagagacactcggTTAACCCTTTAAATGGAGCGTCTGCTTCTAGGCTGAATCAACAGAAACTCACCAGAAGGCCGTCGAAGGTCAGCTGCACGTTTCTGGTCCTCTGGAGGTCGATGTAGTTCATCAGCAGAGAGCGAGTGTCCAGCTGCATGAAGACGGCCagcagctgagaggaggaagaggacgaagatgaagaggaggacgaagaggaggaggatgaagaggaaggaggaggaggaggatgaagaggaggaggaggaggaaggaggaggaggaagaggacgaagaagaggatgaaggaaACCATCGACACATGTTGCACGTTCACTTTTACTTCTTTACTCCAGATTTCATTCAAACTGTTTCCAAAACTCGTCAAAGAGGaagatgtgtgagtgtgtgtgcgtgtgcgtgtgcgtttgcgcgtgtgcgtgtgtgcgtgtgtgtgtgtgtgtgtgcgcgtgtgtgcgtgtgtgtgcgtgtgtgtgtgtcacctccTGGTAGTCTCCCAGCGGCGTCAGGTACTGCAGGATGAGCCTCTGCTCCGTGGCCGGGCTCAGAGGTGACAGGCGGTGGTCGGAGCCAATCACCATCGAGCTCACCTCGGACCAGGGGGCGCTGCCGctgggctcctcctcctcggtcctgcaggaggaggtgaagtTGAGTTTCTGCTTGGCCTTCCTCCCGTTCTCCGTCGCCGCCCCcgtctccctgctcctcctcctgctcctcctcctgctcctccctcctgccgATCCTCCGTCTCCCTGGAGGTCGCCGGCCTCGCCTGGTACACAAAGTCCGGGAGGAGGCGCGAGGAGGCGCTGTTCTTCTGGGCCGAGCGCGACAAACATTTGGTCTTCGACGTCGTCCTGCCGctctgcccctccctctcctccctctccacctcctcctgggTGGAGTCGACCCGAAGGAGGTTCTGTGGCGTCTCGGCGTCTTGTGTCTGCAGCTCGTGGAGACGCTGAATCATGATCGGCACCTTGATGATCAGAGGAGAACACATGATGATgttatgtgtatatgtgcatatgtgtgtgtatatatatatatatatatatatatatatatatattatatatattatatatatatatatatatatatatacacacatatatatatatagtgtgtgtctgtgtgagtgtgtgtgtgtgtgtgtctgtgtgagtgtgtgtgtgtgtgagtgtctgtgtgagtgtgtgagtgcgtgtgtctgtgtgcgtgtgtgtctgtgtgcgtgtgtgtgtgagtgtgtgtgtgtctgtgtgcgtgtgtgtctgtgtgagtgtgtgtctgtgtgcgtgtctgtgtgagtgtgtgtgtctgtgtgcgtgtgtgtctgtgtgagtgtgtctgtgtgcgtgtgtgtctgtgtgagtgtgtgtgtgtctgtgtgagtgtgtgtgtctgtgtgagtgtgtgtgtctgtctgtgtgtgtgtgtgtgtgtgtgtgtgtgtctgtctgtgtgtgcgcgtgcgtgtgtgtctgtgtgagtgtgtgtgtgcgtgtgtgtctgtgtgagtgtgtgtgtgtgtctgtgtgtgtctgtgtgagtgtgtgtgtctgtcggtgtgtgtgtgtgtctgtgtgagtgtgtgtgtgtgtgcgtgtgtgtctgtgcaagtgtgtgtgtgtctgtgagtgtgtgtctgtgtgagtgtgtgtgtgcgtgtgtgtctgtgcaagtgtgtgtgtgtctgagtgtgtgtctgtgtgagtgtgtgtgagaatctgtgtgagtgtgtgtgtctgtgtgagtgcgtgtgtgtctgtgtgagtgtgtgtgtctgtgtaagtgtgtgtttgtctgtgtgagtgtgtgtgtgtctgtgtgagtgtgtgtgtctgtctgtgtgtgtgtgtgtgtgtgtctgtgtgagtgtgtgtgtctgtgtgagtgcgtgtgtgtctgtgtgagtgtgtgtgtctgtgtaagtgtgtgtttgtctgtgtgagtgtgtgtgtgtctgtgtgagtgtgtgtgtctgtgtgagtgtgtgtgtctgtctgtgtgtgtgtgtgtgtctgtctgtgtgtgtctgtgtgagtgtctgtctgtgtgtgtctgtgtgagtgtgtgtgtctgtctgtgtgagtgtgtgtgtctgtgtgagtgtgtgtgtctgtctgtgtgtgtctgtgtgagtgtgtgtgtctgtctgtgtgtgtctgtgtgagtgtgtgtgtgtctgtgagtgtgtgtgtgtgtgtgtgtgtgtgtgtgtgtgtgtgtgtgtgtgtgtgtgtgtgtgtgtgtgtcccaccaGCTGAGCGTTCTCCTCTCTGTAGCTTGCTGCTACTTCCTGGTTGCTCATGGCTCGGGCCAACAGACCGGAGGCGAAGACGCACAGCGGCCGCTCCGCCTCTCGAGCCCAGCTGAACAGCTTCTCCACCAGACCTTCCTGTCACGTGACACAGGCTAGCACGTTAGCACGAAGCTAGGTGTGCACATATTCATGTGTCCGTCAGTCATAGCGGATGTATTAGTGACAATTTACTAAAAAGTAACATCAGAAAATGTCTTCATAGGAGAACCATTGTTAATATTCACTTCATATACATTAGTTTGTTATAaattatctatttatctatttagTGAATATGCAGAGTGAACGTGAAGTCAATCGTTCATGCGTTTCAGGAGGGAAGACATTCTTTGTAACACACGTCAACCTGTCACAGGACTCTGGTCTCTGATTGGCTAAAAGGTTTCTCTAAAAGAACGTTTAGTTTAGCCACAGAATCGTACGGCCGATGTTAAATGAGAGAAACAACcacaccgtctcacaccgtctcacacgtctcacaccgtctcacaccgtctcacaccgtctcacaccatctcacaccgtctcacaccgtctcacaccgtctcacaccgtctcacaccgtctcacaccgtctcaaaccgtctcacaccgtctcaaaccgtctcacaccgtctcacaccgtctcacaccctctcacaccatctcacaccgtctcacaccgtctcacaccgtctcacaccgtctcacacccatctcacaccgtctcaaaccgtctcacaccgtctcacaccgtctcacaccgtctcacaccgtctcacaccgtctcacaccatctcacaccgtctcacacgtctcacaccgtctcacaccgtctcacaccgtctcacaccgtctcacaccatctcacaccctctcacaccgtctcacaccgtctcacaccgtctcacaccgtctcacaccatctcacaccgtctcaaaccgtctcacaccgtctcacaccgtctcacaccgtctcacaccgtctcaaaccgtctcacaccgtctcaaACCGTCTCACACCATCTCACACCGTCTCAAaccgtctcacaccgtctcacaccgtctcacaccgtctcacaccgtctcaaaccgtctcacaccgtctcacaccgtctcacaccATCTCACACGTCTCAAaccgtctcacaccgtctcaaaccgtctcacacgtctcaaaccgtctcacacgtctcaaaccgtctcacacgtctcacaccgtctcacaccgtctcacaccATCTCACACGTCTCAAaccgtctcacaccgtctcaaACCGTCTCACACGTCTCAAACCGTCTCAAaccgtctcacaccgtctcaaACCGTCTCAAACCGTCTCAAaccgtctcacaccgtctcacaccgtctcaaaccgtctcacaccgtctcacaccgtctcacaccgtctcaaACCGTCTCAAACCgtctcacacgtctcacacgtctcacacgtctcacacgtctcacacatctcaaaccgtctcacaccgtctcacacGTCTCAAACCGTCTCAAaccgtctcacaccgtctcacaccgtctcacaccgtctcacaccgtctcaaACCGTCTCAAACCGTCTCAAACCgtctcacacgtctcacacgtctcacacgtctcacacatCTCAAACCGTCTCACACGTCTCAAACCgtctcacacgtctcacacgtctcacacgtctcacacatCTCAAACCGTCTCACACGTCTCAAACCGTCTCACCTTCTCCTGGAAGACGACGGCGGTCTCCAGACCCGGCACGATGTTCTGCAGCAGGCGGCAGGCGGCGGTGTTGAGGCTCAGCTCCCTGCTGGTCATGATGTAGGTGTCCATCAGCTGGAGAACCAATCAGAGCAACTCAGTGTCCACCGACGTAAACACAACCATTAgattatgttcatttattttcataagaTCTGTGTCCATATGTTTGACTGAATGAAGTGAAACTAAATGCCTgttcatttgaaatattttaatttatgtGCCAACAATAAGTATCAAAGAAGATTTACAAagagatttatttaaatataaactttttCAGACCAtcaggggaaaaagagagaaatagattgaaatatgttttttaagtaTCTTTGGGTTTCAGAATGTGATGGACATGTTTCactattttattacattttataaaccTAATGATCAATTAATCGATTTAGTGCGTGAGATTCGTACCGCGTGGAAGGAATCAATAAAGAGAGTGAACGGTCCTCACCGCATTAGTGAAGTCGTCGTTCATGAAGAGCATCTTCAGCAGctgtcccagcatgcactctGGGTCTGCTCGTCCTGCACAGACAATCACAAGGTTAACTGGAGCACCTAAAGGTGGGCTAGCGAGACTAAAGGTGGGCTAGCGAGACTAAAGGTGGGCTAGCGAGACTAAAGGTGGGCTAGAGAGACTAAAGGTATGCTAGAGAGACTAAAGGTGGGCTAGAGAGACTAAAGGTGGGCTAGAGAGACTAAAGGTATGCTAGAGAGACTAAAGGTGGGCTAGCGAGACTAAAGGTGGGCTAGAGAGACTAAAGGTATGCTAGAGAGACTAAAGGTGGGCTAGAGAGACTAAAGGTATGCTAGAGAGACTAAAGGTATGCTAGAGAGACTAAAGGTGGGCTAGAGAGACTAAAGGTGGGCTAGAGAGACTAAAGGTATGCTAGAGAGACTAAAGGTGGGCTAGCGAGACTAAGGTGGGCTAGAGAGACTAAAGGTGGGCTAGCGAGACTAAAGGTGGGCTTGAGAGACTAAAGGTGGCTAGCGAGACTAAAGGTGGGCTAGAGAGACTAAAGGTGGGCTAGAGAGACTAAAGGTGAGCTAGAGAGACTAAAGGTGGGCTAGAGAGACTAAAGGTGAGCTAGCGAGACTAAAGGTGGGCTAGAGAGACTAAAGGTGGGCTAGAGAGACTAAAGGTGGGCTAGCGAGACTAAAGGTGGGCTAGAGAGACTAAAGGTGGGCTAGAGAGACTAAAGGTGAGCTAGAGAGACTAAAGGTGGGCTAGAGAGACTAAAGGTGAGCTAGCGAGACTAAAGGTGGGCTAGAGAGACTAAAGGTGAGCTAGAGAGACTAAAGGTATGCTAGAGAGACTAAAGGTGGGCTAGCGAGACTAAAGGTGGGCTAGAGAGACTAAAGGTGAGCTagagagacaaacaaagaaGACATGGACAAGGACCTGGATGACGGTCGTCAAACGGATCAGGATCCACTTTGTGATACTCTCCCGTCTCCCGTTCAATCAGCTCAGAGATTCTGTGGAGACAcaagagaggggtgagacatgagagagaggggtgagacatgagagagaggtgagacatgagagaggggtgagacatgagagaggggtgagacatgagagagaggtgagacatgagagagaggggtgagacatgagagagggtgagacatgagagagtggtgagacatgagagagaggtgagacatgagagagaggggtgagacatgagagaggggtgagacatgagagaggggtgagacatgagagagaggtgagacatgagagagaggggtgagacatgagagaggggtgagacatgagagagaggtgagacatgagagaggggtgagacatgagagagaggtgagacatgagagaggggtgagacatgagagagaggtgagacatgagagaggggtgagacatgagagaggggtgagacatgagagagatgagacatgagagaggggtgagacatgagagaggggagacatgagagaggggtgagacttgagagagaggtgagacatgagagaggggtgagacatgagagagaggtgagacatgagagaggggtgagacatgagagagaggtgagacatgagagaggggtgagacatgagagaggggagacatgagagagaggtgagacatgagagagaggtgagacatgagagaggggtgagacatgagagagaggtgagacatgagagaggggtgagacatgagagagaggtgagacatgagagagtggtgagacatgagagagtGGTGAAAcatgagagagaggtgagacatgagagaggggtgagacatgagagagaggtgagacatgagagaggggtgagacatgagagagaggtgagacatgaaaggtgagacacgagagagagaggtgacaCATGAGGGGTGAGACATGAGCTAAACTCACTTGGTGAGGATGGACACCAGCGTCTCCGTGGTCCCTCGCTGCGCCTCCTCCCATTCGTCGAGCAGCGTGGTTAGCTCCGCCTTCGAGTCCACCGACATGGCGACCGACACGGCAGACgactgctcttcctcttcttcctctggggaAGACATTGATGcct encodes the following:
- the LOC117730610 gene encoding LOW QUALITY PROTEIN: DDB1- and CUL4-associated factor 1-like (The sequence of the model RefSeq protein was modified relative to this genomic sequence to represent the inferred CDS: inserted 3 bases in 2 codons; deleted 2 bases in 1 codon): MSSPEEEEEEQSSAVSVAMSVDSKAELTTLLDEWEEAQRGTTETLVSILTKISELIERETGEYHKVDPDPFDDRHPGRADPECMLGQLLKMLFMNDDFTNALMDTYIMTSRELSLNTAACRLLQNIVPGLETAVVFQEKEGLVEKLFSWAREAERPLCVFASGLLARAMSNQEVAASYREENAQLVPIMIQRLHELQTQDAETPQNLLRVDSTQEEVEREEREGQSGRTTSKTKCLSRSAQKNSASSRLLPDFVYQARPATSRETEDRQEGGAGGGAGGGAGRRAATENGRKAKQKLNFTSSCRTEEEEPSGSAPWSEVSSMVIGSDHRLSPLSPATEQRLILQYLTPLGDYQELLAVFMQLDTRSLLMNYIDLQRTRNVQLTFDGLLYLASLLLHKKFAAEFITHGGVQKLLAIPRPSMAATGVSLCLYYLAYNQDALERVCTLPDGVLSDVVSYALWLLESSHASGVCHATMFFSIAFSFRAVLQLFDRQDGLRRLVNLVSTLEILNTQTEASIMSDDKVFANRQTAKHTCMALRRYFEAHLAVKAEQVKQSLHTSDEGTVXPQQPFYKAYTYTREQVIEMMEFLIECGPPQLYWEPVEVFYKLSCVPLMLQLISAACDWRTYYGRSDTVRYVLDILAMLVVVPKVQLVLVDTVEVLDETRASVSTVGMSIILGVIEGEVFVNDAEIQKSALQVINNCVCAPDQSLNTVGAFAVAPLRPSLHPQQTPAPHNRVLAHMWQMVQNNNGIKVLLSLLSVKMPITDADLIRALACKALVGLSRSSAIRQIISKLPLFTSSHIQQLMKEPVLQDKRTEHVRFCRYAAELTERVSGKPLLMGTDVSLARLQRANVVAQSRITFSERELFVLIRNHLVAKGLQDTANALVKEANLPAGSLCPNATAAASCCVTPPPSSSSPMIPRSCRLAAASSPPRAPSXRSSPLLFVHHPPPSSSSSPPHGQGGSHPVGRILFTRERPAAPAPSHSGKKLRALKQKSDHGAFIQTPAMKKQPERHLPSPPTLDSIITEYLREQHARCPNPVTTCPPFSLFAPHRCPEPKQRRQASPSFTARLGSRVLYPKYGGVDRGCLDRNLIFSRFRPMSVFHEGDGDESGFTCCAFSARERFLMLGTCSGHLKFYNVFSGEEEANYTCHSSAITHLQPSRDGKLLLTSASWSVPLSALWSMDGVFTLKNSFVNDHYVEFSKHCQDRVIGTEDQVAHIYDIQTGQKTVNLSDAALANYKRNCATFNPTDDLVLNDGVLWDVRASRAIHKFDKFNMNISGVFHPNGLEVIVNTEVWDLRTFHLLHTVPALDQCRLVFNSNATIMYGAMLQADDEDDAMDQQMKSPFGSSFRTFDATDYKPIATVDVKRNIFDLCTDRKDCYLAVIENQDTVSLDTVCRLYEVGRHKLAEEGDDDDQDEDQDDDDSSDSDDDDDEDDNDEDDEDMDTDPLLRELANHSDAENEDGPQDEEAADPPASDDDDDDVEDEDFVNSDQSDESEDLSDLSDFENFLPQQLVDESRVLQDLSDGWSS